The Daphnia magna isolate NIES linkage group LG6, ASM2063170v1.1, whole genome shotgun sequence genome segment TCGAAAGATCTTCAGGCTATCAATGCCTTTTTACGCGAGGAACGCCCGACAAAACGTCTGCTCTCGTACGAAATTGGTCCTCGAGACCACATTACCGATGCTGCTATGGCTCCTCCTCCGCCCAAATTCCCTATGACAGTTGAAAACGCCGGTGCGGCACGAAAGATCTCTTTCCATTGAAGGACATTATCATTGACACTTTGCTGCAATCTATTTCGCTTGATTTTCTGACCCTTCTCCCCCGACAAGACCGACCTGGATTCTTCGCGCGTCGTTCCTCTTCCCCTTCGTTTCTCACTTAACTTCTACGCTCCCATCATGCATCTGAACCATTGAATAACgataattttctttctctgctTCATCGTCCCACAACAAAGCGAGAGGTACCTCCCTCCACATTTTTTGTTCATCAAGCATTCATCTTCTTTTAATggtcccttattttttttttgtttgtttgttaatttcaacttaattttggTAAAACTATCAATagttttttcctctctttttttttctttctttttttcgtttaattgATTGTGGAATTGGATTTCGTGTTGGCTTTGGGTCGATGTTGAATGTTTATGAAAGAGTTTGTGATGTGTTGCTTGTCTAAAAGGAAATCGGTGATGAAAGTACGACGGAACGGTAAAATAGCCGCACCATCCATCTTTGGAATTGCAAACGttatgattattttttttttctattttcacaATCAATATTTCAGTTTTGAGATTTTTTTCCCGTGAGACTTTTGAGCAAAAGAATGTGTAGTAACTCTGTTTGGAGCATAATTACAAACATGGCTTTCAATATTTTGCAATAGATGGTTTTATTTAGGCCTATTCACACGATCTTGGCAGAAACAATCGTTAATGTCCTAACAAAAGTGGGGGAGAGATACGGATTGGATAGTTAGAATTATAATTATAACAAATGAAACGCGTTGTGGTATATCGTTTTTAACAAATTTGTAGACAATGCAATTGAAAGGTGCGTTACTAAGGTACGGGTGCACAGCTAGCACGTTACAGCACAAACCCATGTGTTTAGCCTTTCACCAATCTAGTACAAGCATCTAGTATAGTTGGCATAATCTGAGATGCACATGCCGTAACGCCAAGCAAGAATTTTGTTTGAACAACACTCGATGCCCAGATAGTTGTCCAGCTGGATAACTAGCTGATTGTCAGCTTCAAGATAACGTCCAACATGAGTGAAAGCCATGACTAGACAGGAGCCAGCTGAATATGGGAAACTAGATAGGAACAAAACAGAAacttttatttgtattttcttCAGTGGCGTGATTTCTGCCCTTGCCGACACTTTATGCACATTCACTCTGAGCTGTGGGTAAACTATTTTGATAAAAATGACGAAACACTAAGAGACAGACTTGTAAACAAGTATCGGTGGCTTCATTTCTTGTTGGATATTGTCTCTTTAAGCGATGATTCTAGGATCAAGGGTCGGTGAACTGGGCACAATAAGGCTTGGTTGTCTTGCCCAGGAGAACTCGGGGGGAATCTGTCCACCATAATAGTTGGGCGGTGGCGTTTCGACTTGCTTACCATTTCGATAATTGCCATTACTGCCGTCAGTGTAATCTTTCAACATCAACGCCTTTGCAGTTTCCTCCTCATTCTCGACCTgtaagtttgttttttcttcttttttaccGCATTTCTTACAACATCTATACACCATGACGATGACAAGGCAGACGAGCAAAATGGATGTCGTCATCAAAATTTGGGCAATTGCTGGCAGGGCAGCAATATCGCTGTAGGGAGTCGGAAGAGTTGTCTTGAGTAGGACGAAAGCTATGTTAGCATTTTGCATAGCCGTTTCCAACGAAACGGCAATAATCTGTGGACGGCCGAGTCGTGTAATCCAAGCGAAAAAGGCACCGAACACGAAACCGGCAAGCGACACTGCCAGGCCGGCTGCCACCAAAGTCCAATCCAAAAGGATGAAGATATGCGACAAGCTGTAGAAACCCAACTATTGTAAACCAGAAATGGACTTTCATTACACATTTTATAAACAATAAGACGGTGTTGTTCAGTTATGGTCTCTACGTTAGACAGAATTTCTAACGATTATAAAAACTAAACTGAAGTGGCTGGCATGAAAACTACTAACTTACCCCAAAaatgaagatgatgaagaaaaacGAGAACTGAAAATGAATTCGTGTTAATCAGAGTCCAATATGAGTGATCGATATTATAAAACTAACCGGTTTAATGATTTTGACGGTGAGGAATTCGGCAAGGGAAAGCTTGAATCTACGAATTAGAAGTCCGATTCCAAGCGGAAAGGTTAACAGAATTAAAGAAACGGCCATATCCAGAAAAGGCACTTGCACGGACGAGCCTTCCGGCAGGAAATATCCAGATAACAACCACAACCATAATGGCATCATACCTGCAGAATGCGCCATCACATATTCAATTAACAAAGTTCAATCATTAATGTTTCCGGTAGAACAAGGCAAAGTGAAAACATCGCATTCATGGTTTTCTAAAATTTGTTTAGTGTTTCAGCTTTGCTTTGTCaatcaaataaaactttttaaattttatgtaCTTCAATGAATGTAAGAACCAATTAGATGTCTACAGATAACTGCTAGGTATTCATTTAGTTTAATACTGACCCATGGCGGCTATAGAAGAAACAAAGGTCATGGTGATACTCAGATTGACGTCACCATCCAAAAGCAGCGTCCAAAAATTCGAGGCTATGCCACCAGGACAAACGCCGATTACCAGCAGTCCGAAACCCATTAAGGGATCGTCGATCATCAACAGGGCCACGCCAAAGGCAAACTTTTGGAAATTACCATTATTAATCATTATTCCGtaatttcccccccccccttatcagtttattaattttttatttatatatattttttttgggggggggggggttatcGTAAACTTTAGTGTAATTTTTCTTGGAAACATAATGTAATTAATTTTTGGATTGCAACATCTTTCAGATAGCATACGATGATTAGATTTCGAAGACGTTTGCAacttcaagattttttttccttttttctcgcAGTTTTTGTACACTGTCAACTAATCGTATAAAGCCTTTATTAGATCTCACGGTAGTTGATTCCAAGCTTTGCAGGgattaaaaatataattataGCGCTTCGAGTGGAGTTGCAACCTCGTTGGAATCATCCCACCGCGAAGACAAGGCTATTAGATTGAATTAATCTGAATTTCGAAATACATTGTTCATAGTGCTGTTCTAGCAAACCATACGGGCATAGACACGGGCAGACACTTACCAGCGGCATGAAAGTAAACTGAGAAATGAAACCGACAATGGGTCCGACTGGGCGTAGGATGTTTTGTTTCACTATGGCCATGTCTAGGGCGCATCCCATGTTGATTGTGTTCAATACTGCCATAATAATCATGATCCTGTCAAGTACAAATATAAAGCCTGTATAAATTTTCCTCGTCATATTGTTTAGAATCAGGAAAGATATCtttacaaaaataataaataataaaagtgTAAAATGCGACTAAACCCGAAAACaatgattaaaaaatgaaaatgtaagATAACTCACACAGTGAATATGTTGTCCATCGTATCGCTTTCCCGGACAACCGTCACTACATAGTCGGAAAGAATAGCGATGGTATCTGCAGCAACTGAACCATTATTTGGCAAAATATCGAGAACAAAGTTGAGGTCGACGTATCCAATGACCTGCCCCGTCACTTGGAGGGATTTATTGTTGCCTTCGTTGACATCTTCCAAAGTAAACACTATCTCTTCTCTGTTTAATACTACAGTCAAATCGTTAGTCGTGAACACTTTAACGACGAAAAGGGCTTCAGATGTGACATATTCTGGTAGTTCTTCACTTCCTGAGTACGTCAAGGTTAGATTGATTGTGTAAGGAATTTTTTCTGTGATGCGTTCAAGCTTGGGTGGATGAGTAATTAATACCCATGGACCAACGTCTTGAATGGGAATTGTTTCGTTTTGGTCCTCCGCTTTGCTGACTGAAAGTCCAGCGAGAAGAAAAACAGCCACGACCCGACATAACAAAACAGACCGCATTGTGATATATGTCTGCACTTGGTCACACTTGGCTACTGGAACTGTTTTAAACTGGGTAACCACTATTTGAGTGTAGGCCTATATGCCATCAGTTTAGAGCGTAGTAATCTTTCGAAATATACAAGAGAAGGTGGGAAGAAGTGATAAATGCATGTGTAAATTGCCTAAGCTGCAATCGATGATGAGCCAATAATCACAATCTTGATAAATTTGGTGCCATCACATGTTTTTCCATCTCGGCCCGACCAGCCGTATGAAACTAATCAGATTAACCTTCGCTTTTATCGTTATAAGTGACATATCTCATCAACGTACAGCACATTGGACACGTAGAAAAGAATTTTCGCTTTGCGCAAAGTTATCACTTTTGAACACGATAGGCAATGTAGTGAAACGTACGTAGATGAAGTCTATAAAGAGAAATTCTTCTCTACAATTAGACGCTAACATATAAATTTACAAAGTATTTTCCATAGCATACTCATCATCTAACAAAAAGACTCTAGACGTAAGACGAATATCCATAATCAATAGTGAGAATTTTGGCTTCAAATTGGTTTTGCGTGCATATTGGATGTATAATTCGTTAAAAATTATGCACACAGATGACGTGCTATGGTAGTGCTGTATATCTATGTACACACGTTGGCTAGACTTTTAGACAAATTACAGTTGTTTTACGTTAAACATTAGAAATCAAAATGATTAAAATCAAAGTTCGTTTAAAGCATTCCATTGAAtcgaagttaaaaaaaataaatacgaaaaaaaggtaaaaaattaaacaataaaacaaattgtGGGTACACCGTCTTCTGATAACTCTATAGTTGACGGTGCTACCATAACGGGTTAATATATCGCCGTGTTTTGGGGTtggcaaaaagaaatggaacgTTCGTTTCCTAACGTGGAACTGATATTACCGAAACGATGAAAACAGGAAAGAATTATATAGGGCTTATTAGGGGCTTATCATCTGGAATCCCTATGTGTTTATCCGATTTCTGAGTGTTTAAAAAGTACAAGGTTGGCCAATTAATGAACGAACGCAATAAATCTAGCGATGGAAAAAACCAGGAAGTTTCATACATCCAATAAAAGAGCCTTTAATCTTTGGAGATGCATTTCTTTGTTTGCGGTATGCGGTTAGATgccagcatttaaaaaaaactgtaaattAAACGTCCTATTCTTTCAAGAGTTAGCTGGATAACTGCTAGGCTTGGGGTAAGGTAACTACTGATTTTGAATGCAATATACTTGAGTAAACACAACATTTGGATAATGGTGAATCCTTTATGGTGTTTTCAAACTCTCGCTTAAGTGACGAATCGGTGATTACGGAACGGGTTTTTCCACCACGCGATTTATCATATCGCTTAGGCAGTGGAATGTTGGTATCTCTTGTATGACATTCGAAAACGAAGGCGGGTGTGAATTTATTGACCTGCTGCAAAAAGAATCAACAGGTGTTCAACAAAGTATGGTTACCAGCCTATTTCAGGGAAGAAAACTATGTAATATAAAACTGTAAAATATTTGAGTAAGGATAACTGTAGGATAAGATTTTCTTTCCTGGGGTTCATATTCATTACCGCCTCCGCTAAACTGCCGTCTTGGGGAATTGGATTTTTTACATTCACTCAAATATTATTAGTGTATTCTCGGCATCATGGCCCGACGGTTTACTTAAACGTTCTAGACGTTTGAAATACATGTTACACAAAAACGTTAACTGAGTCGAGGCCAAGATTATAGGACGCCAAAGACTAGCTTAGATAGTGTTATCCGATTAAAGGATGAACCAATTAAAATGGACGTTCAATGTTCTGCAATAACTGAACGACCATAAAGTAAGACAGAGGAAAGGGATTAAAATACGAAGAGTCAGTGAGTACATCCTCTCGTTTCTTATTTACGATGATAGTGATGGC includes the following:
- the LOC116919375 gene encoding sodium/bile acid cotransporter — encoded protein: MRSVLLCRVVAVFLLAGLSVSKAEDQNETIPIQDVGPWVLITHPPKLERITEKIPYTINLTLTYSGSEELPEYVTSEALFVVKVFTTNDLTVVLNREEIVFTLEDVNEGNNKSLQVTGQVIGYVDLNFVLDILPNNGSVAADTIAILSDYVVTVVRESDTMDNIFTVIMIIMAVLNTINMGCALDMAIVKQNILRPVGPIVGFISQFTFMPLFAFGVALLMIDDPLMGFGLLVIGVCPGGIASNFWTLLLDGDVNLSITMTFVSSIAAMGMMPLWLWLLSGYFLPEGSSVQVPFLDMAVSLILLTFPLGIGLLIRRFKLSLAEFLTVKIIKPFSFFFIIFIFGLGFYSLSHIFILLDWTLVAAGLAVSLAGFVFGAFFAWITRLGRPQIIAVSLETAMQNANIAFVLLKTTLPTPYSDIAALPAIAQILMTTSILLVCLVIVMVYRCCKKCGKKEEKTNLQVENEEETAKALMLKDYTDGSNGNYRNGKQVETPPPNYYGGQIPPEFSWARQPSLIVPSSPTLDPRIIA